The genomic segment GTCGCTCTGAATATCCTCGCGGGTCATTTCCGGCCGGATGTCCAGGATTTCGAGGATCTCCAGGTCGAATGCGTCGATGCCGTAGTGGTCAACATCGGCGCGGATGCGATGGTCGAACACGCCGGTTGTGCCGGTCGAGCGCGCAAACGCGATCTTGTTGCGGATGCTCGGCAGATTCGGCGACGATGCAACCAGTGCCTTGCCCGTCTGCTTGTTGACGATCCGGTAGACGCCCGCTTCGGTGTGCGTCTCCTTGTATTGATCGCGCAATGCTCGTCGTCGCGATCGATCGGTCATGGGTGCTCCTTTGCGCGGTGCGTCGTTCGGCACGTACCGTTTCCTACCACGTCTTCGTGCCGACGCGCTACTCTTCGCATCCTGACCTGTCGATCCCGGGCAGGCGCGATCGTCGTCTGTAAGCGAAGGGCTGGTGCCGGTGTACCGTGACCCACAAGTGAACTTCTACGTGCGTGATGTCGAGACGTCAGTGCGCTTCTACGCCGACCTGTTCGGCTTCGTCGAGACGTTCCGCACGCCGGAGTCGGGCCCGCCTGCGCACGTCGAGCTGCGCCTCGGTGGCCTGATCCTCGGCCTCGCCTCCATCGAGGCTGCGCAGAAGGTGCATGCAATCCCGGCCGGCGAAGGTCCGGCCCGTGCCGAGGTCTGTCTCTGGACGGACGACGTTGACCAGTCGTACGCAGAGTTGCTGGCCAACGGCGCGCAGCCGATGACCGCCCCGCACGACTTCCTCGAAGGCCGCCTCCGCGCCGCCTGGGTCGTCGATCCGGATGGCAACCCGGTAGAGATTGTGGCGGAGCGGAAGGCGGAGTGACGATGCTGCGACTGCAACGGCAGCCTGCTCGACGAATCACCTTGACTACTGGTTGATGGGACAGTGTCATTTTCATGATTTCACGATCCTATAGGATCGTGAAATCATGAAAATGAAGTACGACGCGCAGCGATGATGCAGTGCATGACAAAGCAGATACGGCCAAACGTCCAAATTCATGATTCACGATCCCTAAGGAATATGAAATCGTGAATTCAGGAATCTCGCCGATCGACCATGCGGCGCTTGCCACAGCTCACGCTCGTGCCAGGAACGTATCAGCGCTATGGAGTGAAATTCATGATTTCATGATTTCATTTTCCTAAGGGATCGTGAATCATGAATTTGTCGATGATCCACGGACGGTTTCAGCGTCCTGCCGATCTGATTGCCCGTCCGCTACTCGTCGATCCGGCTCATCCAGGTGCCGCGTTTCCAGCCGCGCTTGTCGAGCTCGCGGAGGAAGGGGACGAGGATGGCGACCATCGCTTCAGTCATGGC from the Thermomicrobiales bacterium genome contains:
- a CDS encoding VOC family protein, which gives rise to MYRDPQVNFYVRDVETSVRFYADLFGFVETFRTPESGPPAHVELRLGGLILGLASIEAAQKVHAIPAGEGPARAEVCLWTDDVDQSYAELLANGAQPMTAPHDFLEGRLRAAWVVDPDGNPVEIVAERKAE
- a CDS encoding GIY-YIG nuclease family protein, translating into MTDRSRRRALRDQYKETHTEAGVYRIVNKQTGKALVASSPNLPSIRNKIAFARSTGTTGVFDHRIRADVDHYGIDAFDLEILEILDIRPEMTREDIQSDLAALEEIVREQQDPELLY